Part of the Methylomonas rapida genome is shown below.
GGTGCCGGCAAGGGTACCGTCAGTCGCGCGGTTGCGAAGCTGTTGGACTGGAATTATCTCGACAGCGGCTCGATTTACCGTTCGCTGGCGATCGCCGTGTTGCAGGTCGGTATCGCATTGGATGACTTGCCGGCAATAACGCAGCTCGCCAAGGAGATGCAACTGGGTTTCGAGTGTGGCGAGAGTCTGCTGGTTAGATTGAATGGCGTCGATATCACCGCGCAACTGGGTACCGAAACCACCGGCAATGCGGCGTCTATCGTCGCCGCTTATCCGGAGGTCAGGGCGGTTTTATTGCAAAAACAGAAGGATTTCCGTAAGGCGCCTGGATTGGTGGCCGATGGTCGCGACATGGGCAGCGTGGTGTTCCCTGATGCTCCATTCAAGGTGTATTTGACCGCTAGTGCCGAAGAAAGAGCGAGCAGGCGATATAAGCAGTTGATTGAAAAAGGAATCGATGCTAACCTTGCGCAGATTACCAGGGAGATAGAAGAACGTGATCGTCGCGATAGCGGGCGGGCGGCGGCTCCATTGACGGTGCCGGAAGGCGCAATCACTATCGATTCCTCCAGTTTAAGCATCCAGCAGGTGATAGACGCGGTAATGGATTTAGTCCGTTAGGGCTTTATTGGCGGCTGCCGTTTGGCAGTTATTTTTTAATTTTATTGATAAGAGAAAGCTTGTTTGAGTTTTAACAAGTTTGGGAAAGTAAAAAGATGAGCGAAAGCTTTGCACAGTTATTAGAAGAGAGTTTTGCCAAGACAGAAATGCGTCCTGGCGCCATGTTAATGGGTACCGTGATCGATATCGAAAATGAATTCGTGATCGTTAGCACCCAGGCTAAATCGGAAGGCGTGATTCCGAAATGGCAATTCTTGAATGCAGATGGCGATCTGGAAGTCAATGTCGGCGATGAAATCGAAGTGGCTCTCGACATGTTCGAGGACGGTTTGGGTTCGACTCTGCTTTCCCGCGATAAAGCCAAGAAAAGTAAAGCCTGGGCAGAGCTTGAAAAAGCCTTCGAAACCCAAGAAACCGTCATCGGTCGCATCACCGGCAAGGTTCGCGGTGGTTTCACCGTGGCGGTCGGCGCACTGCGCGCGTTCCTGCCAGGTTCTTTGGTTGACGTACGTCCCATCCGCGATACCGCGTTCCTGGAAAATCGCGACCTGGAATTCAAAGTCATCAAAATCGACCAAAAACGCAACAACGTCGTCTTGTCTCGCCGCGCAGTCGTCGAAAGCGAATACAGCGCAGAGCGTGAAGAATTGGTTAAAACCCTGCAGGAAGGCGCGATCGTTACCGGTATCGTCAAAAACCTCACCGACTACGGTGCGTTCATCGATCTGGGCGGCGTGGACGGCCTGCTGCACATCACCGACATGGCATGGCGCCGCGTACGTCATCCATCCGAGTGCGTAGAAATCGGTCAGGAAGTCAATGTCAAAGTCCTGAAATTCGACAAAGACAAAACCCGCGTGTCACTGGGCATGAAGCAAATGGAAGAAGATCCATGGCAAAACATTGCCCGTCGTTACCCTGCCGGCACACGTGTGTTCGGTAAGGTCAACAACCTCACCGACTACGGCTGCTTCGTGGAAATCGAAGAAGGCGTCGAAGGTTTGGTTCACGTTTCAGAAATGGATTGGACCAACAAAAACGTCAACCCATCCAAAGTGGTTCAGTTGGGCGACGAAGTCGAAGTCATGGTGCTGGAAATCGACGAAGAACGTCGTCGTATTTCACTGGGCATGAAACAATGCCGTTCTAACCCATGGGATGAATTTGCCGCCACTCACAACAAAGGCGACAAAATCTCCGGCAAGATCAAATCCATCACCGATTTCGGTATCTTCATCGGTCTGGATGGTGGTATCGACGGTCTGGTTCACATGTCCGACATTTCCTGGAACGAAAACGACGAAGAAGCCATTCGCAACTACAAGAAAGGCGATGAAGTCGAAACCGTTATTTTGGCGGTCGACCCAGAGCGCGAGCGTATCTCGTTGGGCATCAAACAACTGGAACAAGATCCCTTCCAAAACTATATTGCCCTGAACGAAAAAGGCAGCATCGTTAAAGGTAGCGTGAAAGAAGTCGATGCCAAAGGCGCCGTGATTACCTTGGCCGACAATGTCGAGGGTTATCTGAAAGCCTCCGAAATTCAACGCGACCGCGTCGAAGACGCCAGCAAACTGTTGAAAGTCGGTGATGAAATCGAAGCCAAATTTGTCGGCGTCGACAAGAAAACCAAATCGATTTCCTTGTCCATCAAGGCCAAGGATGTCGAGGAAGAGTCGAATGCCATTAAAGATTACTCGCAACAAACCGCTGGCACAGCGACATTGGGCGATATCTTTAAACAAATGGATAAATAAATCCGTCTAGGGGTGATGCCATCGAGGCATCACCCTTCTTCGATTACTCAGGGTTTGATGTGACAAAATCAGAATTGATAGAGGTGTTGGCACGCAAACAGCCGCATCTTCCGCTTAAGGATGTTGAGTTAGCAGTCAGATGTGTCGTCGATCATTTGAGTGACACACTAGCAAGCGGTGAGCGTATCGAAATCCGGGGATTTGGCAGTTTTTCCCTGCATCATCGTTCCGCGCGATTGGGCAGAAACCCTAAAACCGGTGAATCGGTCGCCTTGACCGAAAAGCACGTACCGCATTTTAAACCTGGAAAAGAGCTACGCGACATGGTCGATGCGTCCAGGGAGAAATACAAAATCGTCGATTGAGTTTATCGACAATTCATCCGTGATTTTATTGGGATAAGACGGCCAACGCGACGCGATGGCAGCTTGAGCTTATCCCTTTAAATGTCCGTATTTAATCACGACCCGCCCCAATCCAAATTCGTCGTGAAATCATTCAGTCATTCTTTTTCGTTCGATCCCGGCTACGGCTATAGTCTCCAGCGTTTATTGAGCATTGAGCCGCCCGAGGCGCCACCGGATTTCGCCGATTTCTGGCAACGGCGTTATCGCCAGGCGCTGTCATGCACGGCCAGTTTCACCCTGGGTCAATCCGCAACGCATGCAGGGTTCAAGATATTCGACATTGAGTACCAATCGACCGACGGCTTTACTATCGGCGGTTGGTTGTTGGAACCTGAAAACCAGGTCGTCGAACAGTGCATTCTGGTTGGGCACGGCTATGGCGGCAGAAGCCAGCCGGATTTCCACTTCGATATTCCTAAAACCGCGTATTTGTTTCCATGTTTTCGCGGTTTGTCGCGAAGCTGCTGTCACGGTGTCTCCGATCAGCCGAACGAACATGTCTTGCATGGGATAGACAATCCCGACCGCTATATTTTGGGCGGTTGCGTGGACGATCTGTGGGTAGGCGTGACCGTCATGCAGGCACTTTATCCGTACGCCGCCGATCACATCGCTTACATGGGCATCAGTTTTGGCGGCGGCATTGGCGCGATGGCCGTGCCGTGGGATGCCAGGATAAAACGCGTGCATTTGAATGTGCCGACTTTCGGCCATCAGCCGTTACGATTGAGATTGCCGACCCTAGGCAGTGGGGCGGCTGTCACGAACTATTTTCAGCATCATCCTGGCATTTCCCGCACATTGGCCTATTATGATGCGGCAATAGCGGCCGGCTTCGCGGCGCAACCCCTGCATATGGCCGCGGCCTTGTTCGATCCCATGGTGGCGCCGCCCGGACAGTTTGCGGTTTACAATGTCTGGCCGGCGCCAAAAACCTTGTTTGTATTGGATGCGGGGCATTTCGAATATCCGGCGCAAGCGGAACAAGAACAACAATTATTGCAGGATCTTCGTTTGTTTTTTGGAATCGGTGCAAATACCGCATGAACAGGGAATATCATCATTGGTATAGCGCCGGCCTGGGACGAGACATGGAGTTTTTGGTATTCGGTAATGCGGGGGCCAAGGTCCTTATATTTCCGACTCGTGATGGCCGATTTTATGAATATGAAAACCTCGGCATCGTCGATGTGCTGAAGCCCAAGATCGATGCCGGCCATCTACAGCTGTTTTGTGTCGATAGCATCGATCATGAAAGCTTTTATTGTTTTTGGCGAAAACCGAAAGACCGCATCAATCGGCATATGCTGTTCGAAGACTATGTGCTCAAGGAAGTCATGCCCTTCATGCAGGCCAAAAATCCCCATCCTTGCACCATCGCCCACGGCTGTAGTTTGGGCGCCTATCACGCCGTCAATATTGCGTTGCGGCATCCAGGGCGATTTCAAAAACTGGTGGCATTCTCCGGGCGCTATGATTTGACCTTGGAAGTGGAATATTTCAAGGACTTATTCGACGGCTATTACGATGACGACATTTATTTTCATACGCCCAGTCATTTTTTAGCGAATTTGACCGACAGCGCTCAACTGGCCTTGCTACGTAAAATGGACATCACCTTGGTGATAGGCAGGGATGATCCCTTTTTGCAGAATAATCGCGAGTTCAGCGATTTACTAAGCCGTAAAGGCATCAAACACAAGTTTTATGAATGGGATGAACGGGCACACCAGGGCCAATACTGGCGACAAATGGCCCGTTTATACCTCTGAGGTGTTTGTCGGAGGGTATCATCACGGATTGCGGCACCCTATCAACGCATAACTGTAAT
Proteins encoded:
- a CDS encoding esterase family protein is translated as MNREYHHWYSAGLGRDMEFLVFGNAGAKVLIFPTRDGRFYEYENLGIVDVLKPKIDAGHLQLFCVDSIDHESFYCFWRKPKDRINRHMLFEDYVLKEVMPFMQAKNPHPCTIAHGCSLGAYHAVNIALRHPGRFQKLVAFSGRYDLTLEVEYFKDLFDGYYDDDIYFHTPSHFLANLTDSAQLALLRKMDITLVIGRDDPFLQNNREFSDLLSRKGIKHKFYEWDERAHQGQYWRQMARLYL
- the cmk gene encoding (d)CMP kinase, which translates into the protein MIIPVLTIDGPSGAGKGTVSRAVAKLLDWNYLDSGSIYRSLAIAVLQVGIALDDLPAITQLAKEMQLGFECGESLLVRLNGVDITAQLGTETTGNAASIVAAYPEVRAVLLQKQKDFRKAPGLVADGRDMGSVVFPDAPFKVYLTASAEERASRRYKQLIEKGIDANLAQITREIEERDRRDSGRAAAPLTVPEGAITIDSSSLSIQQVIDAVMDLVR
- a CDS encoding acetylxylan esterase — protein: MKSFSHSFSFDPGYGYSLQRLLSIEPPEAPPDFADFWQRRYRQALSCTASFTLGQSATHAGFKIFDIEYQSTDGFTIGGWLLEPENQVVEQCILVGHGYGGRSQPDFHFDIPKTAYLFPCFRGLSRSCCHGVSDQPNEHVLHGIDNPDRYILGGCVDDLWVGVTVMQALYPYAADHIAYMGISFGGGIGAMAVPWDARIKRVHLNVPTFGHQPLRLRLPTLGSGAAVTNYFQHHPGISRTLAYYDAAIAAGFAAQPLHMAAALFDPMVAPPGQFAVYNVWPAPKTLFVLDAGHFEYPAQAEQEQQLLQDLRLFFGIGANTA
- the rpsA gene encoding 30S ribosomal protein S1 yields the protein MSESFAQLLEESFAKTEMRPGAMLMGTVIDIENEFVIVSTQAKSEGVIPKWQFLNADGDLEVNVGDEIEVALDMFEDGLGSTLLSRDKAKKSKAWAELEKAFETQETVIGRITGKVRGGFTVAVGALRAFLPGSLVDVRPIRDTAFLENRDLEFKVIKIDQKRNNVVLSRRAVVESEYSAEREELVKTLQEGAIVTGIVKNLTDYGAFIDLGGVDGLLHITDMAWRRVRHPSECVEIGQEVNVKVLKFDKDKTRVSLGMKQMEEDPWQNIARRYPAGTRVFGKVNNLTDYGCFVEIEEGVEGLVHVSEMDWTNKNVNPSKVVQLGDEVEVMVLEIDEERRRISLGMKQCRSNPWDEFAATHNKGDKISGKIKSITDFGIFIGLDGGIDGLVHMSDISWNENDEEAIRNYKKGDEVETVILAVDPERERISLGIKQLEQDPFQNYIALNEKGSIVKGSVKEVDAKGAVITLADNVEGYLKASEIQRDRVEDASKLLKVGDEIEAKFVGVDKKTKSISLSIKAKDVEEESNAIKDYSQQTAGTATLGDIFKQMDK
- a CDS encoding integration host factor subunit beta, producing MTKSELIEVLARKQPHLPLKDVELAVRCVVDHLSDTLASGERIEIRGFGSFSLHHRSARLGRNPKTGESVALTEKHVPHFKPGKELRDMVDASREKYKIVD